The Labeo rohita strain BAU-BD-2019 chromosome 14, IGBB_LRoh.1.0, whole genome shotgun sequence genomic interval CACCAAAGCTTAATACTTTAGGTTCAGAGGGCCTGTTTTTTTGTATaagcaatattaataatatttctccATACACATTAAAAGAACATCATGTTTAGTGCATGTAATAggcataaatatttttattttaaaagtttatttaataataaataaatttataaaacgTATTTAATAatcaacacaaataaaaactgtCTATAgctgtatataaaaatgtaaattgcacaaagacagtttttatattgatatttatattGACTTTTCATGTGTCTACTCTAATTTCATTTCTTgtgaaatttaaatgattttttcaaacatacattaaataatgaagatataatgaaataatgaaaagccataaaaaacaatgaaactaaaatgagtatgtaatataatgcatatatgtgacccctcagaccacaaaaccagtcgtaaatagaatgaatatatttgtagcaatagccaacaatacattgtatgggtcaaaatcatatactttttcttttatgccaaaaatcattaggatattaaagtaaagatcatgttgcatgaagatatttagtaaatttcttgccgtaaatatcaaaacttaatttttgattagtaatatgcattgctaagaacttcatttggacaactttaaaggcaattttctcaatatttagatttttttgcaccctcagattccaaattttcaaatagttgtatctaacctaaaccataaatcaatggaaagcttatttattcagctttcaggtgatgtataaatctcaatttccaaaaagtgacccttatgactggttttgtggtccagggtcacatatttatcaAAATTCTCCTCCCTAGAATTATCTTTTTCCAACTGACTGTGTTTTAGACATTGATGGTCTTTTCTGAAGATATTTTCCCACGGTTTAAAACACTGATTGAATAGTTTATCCAACAACCAAAATGTGTCATTGGAGAAGCCCTAATGAATGACACTTTTTTGCACAATGATTCTGACCCATCCAAATCTGTTTtggctgaaaacaaaaatattttggcaGAATACAAGTTACTTACATTCATGGTTGAGTTGATCTCTGCCACGGTTTCATCGTCAGTGGGAAACTGGTAGATCTGGACGCCATTGCTCACCAACtcacttgtgattttaattttgaactTAGCAAGTTCACTCTTTGAGATGGCATCTGATTTGGCAATGATGGGGATGATATTCACCTGTACATAAGAGGAGAAACACTTTTTGTAGCATTTGGAAATAATCAGtaatcagaaataaatacatttctgcacacattaattaaaatgacaaccAAACACAGCAGTGGTCAGATGATTTCTGTTCATATCAAGCCCCAAAACAGCTCTAGCGAGCAAATATTTCCCTTTCAGACAGCTAACTTTCAACCACTCAGGCAGTAAATTACTAAATACAGATGTAAGCAACTCAAGCAACCTCAGAACATCTGGCTAAGTCCAGATAAATATAGACACTCAGCTTCTCTCATCTTTTATGCCTGAGCAAACTGAATAAATGGCACACGGAGTGCCGAAAAAAGAcggcatttattttatacacagAGGCTGCTGCAGACACATGTATTTGCACAAATAGACAtctctttaaatttttaattaggAGCAGctaatgcaattaaaatgaactcCATAGTACACAGTGAAAGCTTACGTAAGCTCAACCTGCTCAAATCTGAATGCGCTTTAAACTGGAACAGAATTAACCATATGCAGCTATTTGATATTCACTTTGAAACCAATTCATAGAGGacatttaaaaggatagttcagtTGGAACTTGAGAGTCTCTGTCCTCATTTACtttcactatatatataaaatggccttgtttaaaaaagaaagacagacatggtTTTGGAACATCATGAAAgtgattaaattaatttttattttttggatgaattattcctttaatctCAGGTCTCATGGATGGGGGTTAAACTAACCATGCTAGTAGGGGGATAATCAAACACCCATCCTCCACTCATGACTCTCCATCACATACAAGTGCACATATGGAGTGCTCTGATCCCACTCACTCAATTTTAACACTCCCTGCTGCCACCCACACCACTATCTCAATACTATTCTCAGTAACCTGGCCACTAGCATTATGCTTTTTCCTGTAATTTACTACTGATGAATTGTGAAGATAACACagataatttaaataaagctttAGCCACAGTGCGAGTACACAGGCATCTCTCCTCAAGCGTACGAGGCAACTGTTAGGCTCAGCTTCAGATCTGAGAGCATCTTTGTTCAGGGAGTCTTTGCAGCACAGAGAGAGATGAAAGAGAATGCAGTATTACACAGCTGACCTTCACTGACTCCATCTACACAGCTCCAGTGACATTAAACATGGCATAGCCATCAGCTGAATGTTTAATAACCCACATCTTAAAAACATCAACTGCTCTGCACAGTGAAACAGTAAATAATGCTAAGCCACATACATGGCAGACATTACTTTAATTGAATACAAgtctattttttgtattattccaaaaaaaaatactattattttgttagaataaaaaaataaataaatctaaattacaaccaaaaagtaatgtatttttgatagTCCGCTGCTTTAAATACTGTATTGACTAAGATAACGTTTACCATATTGTCATTCTGATCAGTCGTATGTGAGATCaaacttgttaaaaataaaatacatcacTAACCTTACTGTCCAACTTCTTCATAGTAACCAGATCGAGGGACTTTAGCGAGTGTCCAGTGGGAGCGATGAAATACAGACAGGCGTGGATCCGTGTATCATGATAACTGTGTAGGGTGCGTTTAATCTTCAGTTCCTCCTGCAGGTAGGCTTCAAACTGAGCATCGATGAACTCCACAATAGACTTGTAACTGCAAGTTGAACAATGAAGAAGTGGGAATAATTACTTACGGTCAAAACACTAACCTAACACtcacacttaaagggatagttcatctaaaaatgaaaattctgacattaattactcaccctcatgccgttccaaacccgtaagaccttcattcatcttctgattctcatagctttataaaattaacgctgaaccactgatgtcacatggactatgtGGACTATCGAtccttacttcctttctgggccttgaatgctttatttgcattgctgtctatgcagggccagaaactttcggatttcataaaaaatatcttaatttgtgttcctgaagatgaatgaaggtctctggaacaacatgagggcgagtTATTAATGAcaaccaaaaatgtttatttttgggtgaactatcctttcaAGTAAGATTAGGGTAATGTATAAAGATTTTAAATCTTCAGGCAAATTACAGAAAAGATAGCTTTCAGGGGAAAAGATACTGATTCAGCCATCTATAAATGGTTGGATAACTCAAGACTCATAAAAGTGCATCTTCAGGCAAGCTTGTCACAACCATTCAGCTTAACATACGGTTTCAGTCAAATCTGAACACCATGAAAATCCTTTACAACCTGCACTTTTTTAGCCTACAGCATCAGAAACCTGAAAGAGGGGTTATATCTGGTTTCCTGACACCATACaacctttatattaaaatgagctctgcacACAAAAGCGTCACATGACAGATCAAGAAAAGCAGGCAAAACAGAATTCCTTTTAATGCAAGTTCTTCTGTTATGGAAAAAACATCCAAGACTCTGAAGtcccaaaataaacaaaagaggGTATTGAATTCTCTGTagaatcttttcatttttaaataaaataaataaataaataaaagtgatcgCACAAAATGTTCTTTGCAGTCATGACTAATGACATAAAACCGATACTGGTTTCTCATCTGAGATTTATTATCTGTTTTCAAACATACTAGGCTgagtataatatataaattattatcaaTTTAAGCACAAGTAGATTGTACCTATAATCAAGTGACAAATGTACCAGTGGAAGCTTACAACTAACATTGTGGATCATCATAGGACTAGTAGCTAAAGAATCGGTTTATGTAACCTCATCTGACACGAGCAGATCTCACCTGTCCTCTTTGTTGATCTGATCTCCAAAGCCTACAGTGTTGACTACAGTGAGCTTGAGGCGAACGTTGCTCTCCTGCAGCTCGTAAGTGTTGGACTTGAGCTGCACTCCAGGCTGATTGTGCTGTGTAGGTTCACCCTCAAATTTGGTGTTGAACAGGGTGTCCATGAGTGTGGACTTTCCCAAACCCGTCTCACCTGTAAGAAACACAACAATAAGCTACTAGGCTCTACGTCATGGTCTTGTGAAAGCACGGTGCAGaatgacacagaagagaagaaactgttaaataaagtcgttatttttgtttccacaGTGCACAAAAAGtcttctcgtagcttcgtaaaattaaggttgaaccactcatggactattttaacgacgtccttactacgtttctgggcctGGGAACGTCAGTTTcacatccaaaacaaagattcacagataatgtactcaacccccttgtcatccaagatgttcatgtctatctttcttcagtcgtaaagaaattatgttttttttttagaaaaacatttcaggatttttctccatataatggactgatatggtgccccgattttgaacttccaaaatgcagatgcGGAACTATGATTGTagattttcaacataccctaactgtcttgagtcagaatacacagagttcagcgagagcgagacaagacgggcatttgagattaaaatgtatttaaattgtatttttcttaatgaaaataactgattgttttgctagatgagacccttcttcctcggctgggattgtttacaaccgcatttgggatcgtctgaagccgcatttaaactgcattttggaagttcaaaatcagggcacacagtccattatatggagaaaaatgctgaaatgttttcctcaaaaaacataatatctttACAACTTTACAAAGaaagggggcgagtacattatatgtgaatcttttactttggaagtggacttctcctttaatgtcctTTTTGTCACATCCGTAACGATTATTTCGCTTTTTTGACACAAAAAAACTTGtgcatagactgatatttttctgatgtttagactTTATCAACAAgggtttaataaaatataaacagatggtttggtatattggtaacacatacattctctaagcatttatatgtcacatccataatgctGGATTTGTCCTGTAtaggatattttaaataattaaatactataTAGTATATTACATAGTTGTCTCTACATATTAAACAGGAATAGgagaatttttaacatcaaaattacacacagaattactttacaaaatgactttaataatatttagctgaTGCATTCACTTCAGATTTTAACCCACATAATCGGTGTGTAAAGTCTAAAAGCCATGCTCAATCCTGGCTGAGTCTGCCTAAATGTCCTATTCTTGCTTTCCTGACAGCCACAAGCGCAGTAGAAATGGACATCACGCAACACCACCAGAATGTTAATTATATGGATGGCTCACATTTGCCATTTCTTTATAAACTCAGCCTGCAGATCCCATTCCCACAGGCCCCTCACTACAGGAGTGAGCAAAATAGCCTCATCTGACACCTAAAAATAAAGCAGCGATTTTCTTCAGATCAAATGCTGACGAGCAGTGACTATCACAAGGTATGAAATCCCTGAGACTGAATTAAAGGCAACGCAGCCATCATACACTGATCATCACATAACTCAATCAAAGCTGATGGTTATACGAATCACAAGCATCTCCTCTCTTCTCCAGACAATCACGGCGTGATATTTACAGCATGCCAAAGCACTCAGCATTCACCAAACCTGAAGCATTGAAGCTGAACCTGCACATGAATAATCAGGAAagaagagaggagagagaggccTGCAAGCCATTTGCCAAACTCCCTTTACACTAGTTTCTAGAGAGTTCTGTCACTACCTCCTTAGAGCTTTAGCAGTAATGGGATAAAAGCCCTGGCAGATGCCTTGAACTTTAGAAGATGCtaacaaaaaactgaaacaatgcctttgtataaataatttaaaaggcaAAGTGAATACCAAAAGCATGAAGACGTCACAGGAATAATATTTAGCTAGAATTTGGCATATGGCCTCTTAACAAGAGGAGAGCATCATACATGCCTGATTCAGTTTGTTATAAACACCTCATCAGACCATACTGTTGATTTTACAAACAAatttcagaattattaaaatactgagcattgttaatattagttaatgtattaaataacatgaaggaacaataaacaaaacattacactatttattaatctatgTTAATGTTTAGTCATTCATTGCTTAGTGTGTTAActtatgttaacaaacacaactttttttaataatggtctagtaaatgctgaatttaacattaactataattttataatttttttctcctgcagtccatattaaatatacatttaacatCTATAACTTTATATCTACTACACATGTAAATTCACTAATAAACAATGCAAAACCAATATACTACAGTGCTGATTTTAAAAACTGTCcattttcttttaacatacttgttgcatttttgtgtttatgacttgcactgcatttaaaacacatttcatcaATTCATGCATTCCCTAGGAATCAAACCAGTGTTGTTAGCACCATGACTCTACTATTTAACCTACAGAAATGCTTTTCCTAGTATGCTACCGGTTAAAACAGTAAGCTATTCTAGGAATCGTTACTGACAGACAGGTGTAGGCCAGTTGACATCACTCACCTGTTAATACGAACAAGTTTGAACCTGCACACTGTCTCAGTCTTGTGGTGTTTAGGTGTACATCTGACCTCCTCTACCCACTTATGATTACtcaaaatgcattgttttgtgTGAGCCTCTTTGTCATAGATTTCAGAGGAAATACAACTTTAAAACCCAGCGTTaaacaacactgaactgaaataCACCACACTAGTCCAAACTAAATACCAGTAAACACCATCTGGAATCAAGAAGTGAATTCAGCTGGCATAGTCTCTCTGCCAAaccaaacacacatgcacacacctTGTTAAAGGGAACCACTGGTATTAAGACTTGCATGGCTTAATAGAAcctaaatgatgtctcttactgaaatatgtagtagaaaacccatggaagatttatgttatttaaaaaatccacaacgttttatacatattttggactgtggGGGTGCCATTTTTTCGATGGTTGCACTAAGTGTGCTATTGGCGctatctgttgctatttttaccacaacacaacttgaAAATAAAATCCAAGTAAAATattgatacgatgaccacagcggCTGAAAGAGCTTGGCAATAGATATAAGTGTAGgcaggcttaaaccaaatggtGTACCATCAATTTTTCCCCACATggagtctaaacgcccccaGATATTGGGTGAAATCCACGCTGAGGAACGTCTTCAGTGACTGCAGCATCATGACAAGcattggcatgtttacatcctgccaggatggcatccagcgtttcttgtctctgccatttgtaagctctttcagtagctgtggtctactaaaagcctcaaaggcattaGGGCTAAAgtagagagaacaaagacacaggtctttaggaagttttattcatccaaaggcaccttcccattcttttctcctcttcttatcactaggaaagcagtgaagattgaaaattacaaccaaaagccgcacaatgtgaatacgtatcagtattttattttctgagttgtgctACGGTAAAAATAagaggtagtgccagtagctcactgagtgcaaccattttacgtCATCGTAATAATGgccccccccatagtccaaaatgtgcataaaatggATTGACTCCCACAATATTTACATCACAACAACATACATGGACATATTTGATGACAAGTTAGAAGGTGTGTTTGTATAATGTTTTACTGACCTGGTCAAATAACATGCAAAATAGCATAGTCTGAAAGATTAGTTCCCTTATTTTTTGTTAAGAATgtctaatttaatttacaattgCAAAAATGTCTAACATCCAGTTAGTAAGCTACACGAAAGCAGGGTATGAAAGAAACCAAATCACAAGTTCCTGCAACTGCTCTCCATCAGTGCACCAGTATTTAGTAAGTGGGTCACAGGACAGAATCAGTATGCGTTCACAGTGAAGGGGTGTGACATACACTGAAGCAAATGGTTAGTTTCGCCCCAAGGAAAAAAGGAGCTCCCGCATGACACACTCACCCACACAGAGGATATTGAAGCAGAAGCCATGGTTGACGGACTTGTTGACCAGCTGGTCCGGCATGCTGTCGAAGCCAACATGACCAGAGAGTGGGACGGCACGTGCACCCTCtccctaaaataaaacaaaaccaaatcacATGAATTAAACAAGCATGATGacttttaccaaaaaaagatcatttgcaCAGTTTCTCACTCTCAGCAATGCAAAGTCTTTGTAAGTACAAAAGCAAAAAGCAGCAACACTGTCAACTTAGTAAGTAAAAATACATATCATGCACCTTATTTCAAACATAGACACTATGTAAGTAATGCTGCGGTACAGATCTCAAAGGTTCAGCTCTGCACTTCCTCTTTCCTGTCTGATCTCAACTGTCGAAACCACATTCAGGCAAACAGACACGTAAACCTTTTTGCAGTCGCAGAAAAATGTTACCGTTATCAAGTAACGCAGATACTGTGAAGCAAATCGGTTGTAAATAACATGACACAAATGTCAAATTTAGGCCATTTTACACTTCAGCACTTCCTCTACCATTGTTCACACAGGTCTGTCACCTGGCCTGCCAAAACATTGGCAGGAAAGGCTTTCGGCCCACATTTACAGCATATCCTTTGGTGTGTGGGTGTTTGCATATGTGACCTATGCGATGAGCAGAGCGAACATGCCAAATCATTCGATTTCTGCTAGAATAATAAAAACGAAAAGTGAGCATTCAATCAGCACAGGTCTAATGTAATAAAGTCCCATTATCCAAACGGAAACATTAAGTTAAACTGCAATGAACAGTGCAATCAATTCACTGAGAATGATGATCAACAAAGATGATCAGTTCTGTTATAAAGACTACTGAGGAATAACACCaaccataaaatgtacatttcattAACTGCAAAACAAGCAACTAGGAAAAGTCACAGACTGTGAGAGCATCTTATTGACTGAACAAACACAGTCACAATCTGACCCACATGTGCAACATTCCCAAACCAGACAACTGTAAGGAGTCCAAAGGGGGGTCATCATGAGCGAAACACCCCACTGGCTGGCTTTGTAACCAGAACATGGTTTGAATAGTAAAGACTGATGTAGACGTCGTTTATCATATCTAGCAGCTTTTGAGCTCAGTCTTGAGGCTGCTGCCTCATGTTAGCTACGTATACACATTAGAGACGTCAGAATGAACAGAACACAAGCTAATACAAAATACATCTGAAATTGCATAATATGCTAGTTTCTGACATTAAATGTACGAAATACTTAATGGAAGACAACGCCCATTGTGCACACACAAGGATGCTAATGCAATTACATATAACGGTATTACACGCACTCGAATTGAATGAATTTAACAACACGATGACGCTTGATAATAtgactgattattttttttaaccgtTGTTTGTGAAAATCCATCAATCGTAGTCACTTGTTCAAACCGTGATGTTCATCCGTTATTGTTGGCCCTCAGCATTAAGCCattcatttaaaacagctgcATGGAGATCTGTATATAtcttgtataaatataaaaaagtgtgTTTGTATATTCTAATCGTGTACACAAACAATACCAGCCGTTTTAAATACTCTAGAATTAACCAGTTTGTTGATAATGGGCCATCACGTTCACGATTAAATGAAAAACGAAACCTACTGGATTCTACTAAATGTCACACCCGCTAAAATATCTGGTAGCAATTCGCCACTCTAGGTTGGTAAACCGaaagcatattttataataaaacagtgCTCTTACCGCTTGTCGCGCTATCTCAGTGGCCGCCATGGTTCTCTCCTGTATCAAGCCTTCACAGGAAACTGCAGCACGCACGCAAAGAGAAGCTACAGCGACCAACTCAGATACGATGGACTGTACCATTCATGATTGATGGAATGGAGGCTTCTGTTACTTCtgtaattgcacatttttaagaattaacGTATAGCCAAAATAAACATagtttgataaataaaacactcaAAATAAGCATGATAATCAAAATATCGTGTCACACTATGCCCACCATTTCATTAAATGGTATAGTCCACTTCGTCTTTAGCTCAACCGCTGAAATGCATATTTCCACAGGTCTAACAACTgttcttaaagaagtctcttctgctcagcaggcatgcatttatttgatctaaagtacagcaaaaaacaataaaattcttgaatattttttactatttaaaaaactgttttttatctgaatatattttaaaatgtaacttattcctgtgatttcaaagctgaatttttagcatcattctaacatgctgatttactgctcaaaaacatttattattatgatgatgatgaaaacagctgagacgggttttttccaggtttctttaatgaaaagaaagttcagaaaaacagcatttatctgaaatagaaatcttttgtctttatcatcacttttgataaatttaaagcagcgttgttaaataaaagtattaatttctgtcatcaaaaaaaaaaacaattataataaaagctttttatttcagataaatgctgatcttttgatctttctattcatcaaagaatgctgaaaaaatgcactaaactgttgtaaataataataataataatgaatttataaaaataaatgtttcttgattggcaaatcagcatattagaaggatcatgtgactggagtaatgatgatgaaatttagctttgatcacaggaataagttacattttaaaatttattcaaatagaaatcagttatttaaaatagtaaacatatttcaaaatgttaaataaataataataataaaaaataaataaaaataaatgtttcttgattggcaaatcagcatattaaaaggatcatttgactggagtaatgatgatgaaatttagctttgatcacaggaataagttacattttaaaatttattcaaatagaaatcagttatttaaaatagtaaaaatatttcacatttttaaataaataataatatataataaataaaaatgaataattaataaaaaattaaaaatgaataataaataaaaaatacattttaaataataaatgcaggctttgtgactttaaaaaatataataaataatgctgttcgaaaacatttgactggtagcgtataaataaacagatgcatgtatatatttaagaaaaaaatgttatattcttactttttttaacaacttttattttgtatatgattaatcgcgattaatcgtttgatagCCCTCGATTATAACGCAATATGTAACGTCGTTCTACTTaaatttttaatagtaatattcaaagcccattttaacacattttagtTCAGCTAAAAATGCATAAGCCTGTTTTTATGTCCACACAAACATAAGAATTATTTTCCTTAGCATTAAGAAAGCAGAGGTGTATTTAAGTTCTgctttcataattttgactaatCTCATTTACATTAGCATGACATATTATGCTAAATGTCatacattttgatatttataaatattatgaatagaCATTAACAGCTAGAAtgtgatttatttgaaaactgatGTAGCATAACATTTAATAAGGAAGTGAACCATCCTATTAAATCATATAGCAGGACtgagtttgcaaaaaaaaaaaaaaaaaaaaaaaaaaaaaaaaaaaacttccttcTGGGTTCCATCAGCCAATGAATAGTGGCAAGTGTCGTGGGTTTGAAGACAAGTGTTGATTTAGTCAGTGGTATTT includes:
- the septin6 gene encoding septin-6 isoform X3 — protein: MVQSIVSELVAVASLCVRAAVSCEGLIQERTMAATEIARQAGEGARAVPLSGHVGFDSMPDQLVNKSVNHGFCFNILCVGETGLGKSTLMDTLFNTKFEGEPTQHNQPGVQLKSNTYELQESNVRLKLTVVNTVGFGDQINKEDSYKSIVEFIDAQFEAYLQEELKIKRTLHSYHDTRIHACLYFIAPTGHSLKSLDLVTMKKLDSKVNIIPIIAKSDAISKSELAKFKIKITSELVSNGVQIYQFPTDDETVAEINSTMNGHLPFAVVGSTEEVKIGNKMVRARQYPWGTVQVENENHCDFVKLREMLIRVNMEDLREQTHTRHYELYRRCKLEEMGFKDTDPDSKPFSLQETYEAKRNEFMGELQKKEEEMRQMFVQRVKEKEAELKEAEKELHEKFDRLKKLHQDEKKKLEDKKKALDDELNSFKQKKTAAELLQAQNQQAGSSATLKKDKERKNFF
- the septin6 gene encoding septin-6 isoform X4; its protein translation is MVQSIVSELVAVASLCVRAAVSCEGLIQERTMAATEIARQAGEGARAVPLSGHVGFDSMPDQLVNKSVNHGFCFNILCVGETGLGKSTLMDTLFNTKFEGEPTQHNQPGVQLKSNTYELQESNVRLKLTVVNTVGFGDQINKEDSYKSIVEFIDAQFEAYLQEELKIKRTLHSYHDTRIHACLYFIAPTGHSLKSLDLVTMKKLDSKVNIIPIIAKSDAISKSELAKFKIKITSELVSNGVQIYQFPTDDETVAEINSTMNGHLPFAVVGSTEEVKIGNKMVRARQYPWGTVQVENENHCDFVKLREMLIRVNMEDLREQTHTRHYELYRRCKLEEMGFKDTDPDSKPFSLQETYEAKRNEFMGELQKKEEEMRQMFVQRVKEKEAELKEAEKELHEKFDRLKKLHQDEKKKLEDKKKALDDELNSFKQKKTAAELLQAQNQQAGSSATLKKDKERKN
- the septin6 gene encoding septin-6 isoform X1, with the protein product MVQSIVSELVAVASLCVRAAVSCEGLIQERTMAATEIARQAGEGARAVPLSGHVGFDSMPDQLVNKSVNHGFCFNILCVGETGLGKSTLMDTLFNTKFEGEPTQHNQPGVQLKSNTYELQESNVRLKLTVVNTVGFGDQINKEDSYKSIVEFIDAQFEAYLQEELKIKRTLHSYHDTRIHACLYFIAPTGHSLKSLDLVTMKKLDSKVNIIPIIAKSDAISKSELAKFKIKITSELVSNGVQIYQFPTDDETVAEINSTMNGHLPFAVVGSTEEVKIGNKMVRARQYPWGTVQVENENHCDFVKLREMLIRVNMEDLREQTHTRHYELYRRCKLEEMGFKDTDPDSKPFSLQETYEAKRNEFMGELQKKEEEMRQMFVQRVKEKEAELKEAEKELHEKFDRLKKLHQDEKKKLEDKKKALDDELNSFKQKKTAAELLQAQNQQAGSSATLKKDKERKNNPWLCTE
- the septin6 gene encoding septin-6 isoform X2, which encodes MVQSIVSELVAVASLCVRAAVSCEGLIQERTMAATEIARQAGEGARAVPLSGHVGFDSMPDQLVNKSVNHGFCFNILCVGETGLGKSTLMDTLFNTKFEGEPTQHNQPGVQLKSNTYELQESNVRLKLTVVNTVGFGDQINKEDSYKSIVEFIDAQFEAYLQEELKIKRTLHSYHDTRIHACLYFIAPTGHSLKSLDLVTMKKLDSKVNIIPIIAKSDAISKSELAKFKIKITSELVSNGVQIYQFPTDDETVAEINSTMNGHLPFAVVGSTEEVKIGNKMVRARQYPWGTVQVENENHCDFVKLREMLIRVNMEDLREQTHTRHYELYRRCKLEEMGFKDTDPDSKPFSLQETYEAKRNEFMGELQKKEEEMRQMFVQRVKEKEAELKEAEKELHEKFDRLKKLHQDEKKKLEDKKKALDDELNSFKQKKTAAELLQAQNQQAGSSATLKKDKERKNSGFL